One window of the Streptomyces asoensis genome contains the following:
- a CDS encoding type I polyketide synthase, giving the protein MADDKKYREYLNKAVATARQATRRLREVEEKAWEPIAIVGMACRLPGGVTSPEDLWRMVADGIDGITPFPADRGWDLEGIYDPDPDAPGTSYVREGGFLDDVAGFDAPFFGISPREALAMDPQQRLLLETSWEVFERANIDPTSLRGRRIGLYTGVMHHDYAPRVRQVPEDLEAYLGRGSTGSFASGRVSYTLGIEGPSVTVDTACSSSLVAIHLAVQSLRAGESEMALAGGAAVMADSKMFVEFSRQRGLSPDGRCRAFAAGANGTGFSEGVGVLLLERLSDARRNGHDILAVVRGTAVNQDGASNGLTSPNGPAQREVIRQALENARLSAADVDVVEAHGTGTSLGDPIEAQALLATYGQERPGDGRPLWLGSLKSNIGHAQSAAGVAGVIKMVQAMRHGVLPKTLHVDAPTPEVDWSAGAVELLTEAREWPERGEPRRAGVSSFGLSGTNAHVVIESAQAAAPASEESGPADPEATAPGAPAESMPPDAEQAEQVVPQGVVPLALSGKTPDALREQARRLAAFLEDRPEAALHDVALSLTSRAAFDHRGVVVAGTRQEALSRLTALAENTSVPTAVHGGGGVVFVFPGQGAQWVGMALGLLSESVVFAEWMARCGEALAPFVGWSLVDVLGDEEALGRVEVVQPVLWAVMVSLAGLWRSVGVEPAGVVGHSQGEIAAACVVGALSLEDGARVVAGRSAVIASSLAGGGGMLSVALPVGVVEGRLGGGLSVAAVNGPSSVVVAGGVDALGVLEEELGAEGVRVRRVAVDYASHSVEVERVEGELAGVLEGVSAVSSGVPFYSTVMGGVVDTALLDGGYWYRNLREPVRLEEVTRRLLGEGRRVFVEMSPHPVLGFVVAETMGAVGVDGLVVGSLRRGEGGLERFLRSVGEVFAGGVDVDWEAAFDAWGARRVELPTYPFQHQRYWLDANDRPAVEADPVDTAFWAAIEAGDTDALADDLQLKASVLDEVLPALSSWRRRRRERSVVDGWRYRLGWDRIDTTGTLSGTWLIAAGTDSGPLAEAVATGLTERGAQIVRIEVDTENTDREALAAALPDQPFSGIVSLLALDARPHPVHTTWSRGTIGTVTLVQALGDAGIEAPLWAVTSGGVAVADPAELTDVSQHVMWGIGTVLALDHPRTWGGLVDLPSGTDEPDPHTLDLLCAALSGADEEDQLAVRPDGLHARRMRRAPLEDTPAPKPWTPRGTVLITGGTGGTGAHVARRLAELGAEHLVLTSRRGPDAPGAGELRTELEAHGTRVTITACDIGDRDTVAALLDAVPAELPLTAVLHLAGAPQTESPLSGLTVEQFAEMGRAKIAGARHLDDLLGDRDLDAFVLFSSGATAWGSNGLTSYAGANAYLDALAHHRRARGLTATSIAWGAWDGGGMVDASMAGEFAKLGLSLMEPRLGVAALVQAVEHDETHVVVAGIDWTRFAPAFTLSRPRPLLRGLPEVTELLVGSTEDRPDTDASALRAELLELSPAEQEHLLVSLVRTEAGAVLGHTDAEGVEADRAFKEIGFDSVTAVELRNRLNAATQLRLPATLVFDYPNPRALADHLRAELVGDDVAEALPAVAPSPSPAADDPIAIVSMGCRLPGGVTSPEDLWTLLAEGRDALVDFPADRGWDLDGLLSDDPDAPGTTYVRKGGFLHGVADFDAGFFGINPREALAMDPQQRLLLETSWEVLERAGIDPMSLRGKDVGVFTGMGAQDYTPRLGGGADGTEGYALTGSAGSVASGRVSYVLGLEGPALTIDTACSSSLVAMHSAMQALRNGECSLALAGGVAVMSSPGVFVEFSRQRGLAPDGRCKAFAEGADGTGWAEGVGVVLLERLSDARRNGHEVLALVRGSAVNQDGASNGLTAPNGPSQQRVIRQALANAGLSAADIDVVEAHGTGTSLGDPIEAQALIATYGQERPGDDRPLLLGALKSNLGHTGATAGVAGVIKMVQAMRHGVLPKTLHVDAPSSEVDWSAGAVELLTESREWPAVADRPRRAGVSAFGISGTNAHVILEAVEPAGPVERAVVPGGVVRDGVVPLVVSGRSPEAVRAQAVRLAEFLDRERELSLTDAAYSLATTRARFDHRAVVVAGSVEEAREGLASVRPETVVAGRLGVLFTGQGAQRAGMGRELYEVFPVFADAFDEVCAAVDKSLGRSLKDLVFGDEAALLDETGYAQPALFAVEVALFRLVESWGVRPHYVAGHSIGEVTAAYVAGVWSLEDAAALVVARGRLMQALPSGGVMFAVEAAEGEVTPLLGDGVSVAAINGATSLVLSGAEDAVAAVVARFEGRRIKRLRVSHAFHSSLMDPMLEEFRRVVAGLTYHEPAVPVVSNLTGEVADAGRLCSPEYWVEHVRGTVRFHDGVQTLREQKVSTFVELGPDGVLSGMVAQDCVPSLRRGMPEDRALLVALGQLHSRGVDVDWEKVFAGTGARRVDLPTYAFQRQRYWLSATPPATDVSMGHPLLSAVMAVPETGGVLCTGRLSRKAQPWLVEDSVPGTGTGMVPGAALVELAIRAGDEVGVGTVRGLTIETPIVLPATGALRVQVSVGGADDEGHRTVGVYTRAEQGDEPWTRHATGTLTPSGTVPVPSGGAAAQEEYIELALGEELAADAGRFGLHPVLLEAAAHATGHSGLSAEWRGVTLHATGAAAVRIRVTPAESGSDASRLEIFDAGGEGALVASVESLVVRGVTEEQLRVSGGGGGDALFRVEWSRLPVRDDADDVADDVADDVADDVADDVADDVEVELLEVESASLSAEDVRRVSAGVLSAVQSFLVSSGSGRLVVVTRGAVDVVVVGGGSGVVDPVAAAVWGLVRSAQAENPGRMVLLDVGVGEPVPAGKVLAGVVALGEPQVAVRSGGVFVPRLSRVVSPSSAEPVFRSGGTVLVTGGTGTLGAVVARHLVAVHGVRSLVLTSRRGLEVPGAQMLKAELEQAGAVVRVAACDVADRDALAGLLNDMLADAPLSGVVHTAGVLDDGVIAGLTAERLAGVFRPKVDAVLTLHEATQGMDLDAFVLYSSAAGVLGGPGQGNYSAANAFLDAFAQWRRGQGLPAVSLAWGLWGASSAMTGSLGESDQARMSRGGIRPLSVDEGMALFDAGLGADEPALMPVKFDFAVLTEQAATDRMPFMLRGLVRRPRRTVRTNAAGGTGSVAGESLADRLAKMPQPERQRALLDLVSADAATVLGGRRGRDAIAPDRAFKDLGFDSLTGVELRNRLTAATGLQLPASAVFDYPTPAALADVLLEQLGVSPMSVLAELDRLEAALSSTSLDDDVLAQTAKRLQTLATRCAASGALVEDEASFDLDSASDDELFSFAENELGSS; this is encoded by the coding sequence ATGGCCGACGACAAGAAGTACCGCGAATACCTCAACAAGGCCGTTGCCACCGCCCGTCAGGCAACCCGCCGACTGCGCGAGGTCGAGGAGAAGGCATGGGAGCCCATCGCCATCGTCGGTATGGCCTGTCGTCTGCCGGGAGGCGTGACCTCCCCCGAGGACCTCTGGCGGATGGTGGCCGACGGCATCGACGGCATCACCCCCTTCCCGGCCGACCGAGGCTGGGACCTGGAGGGCATCTACGACCCGGACCCCGACGCACCGGGAACGTCCTACGTCCGTGAGGGCGGCTTTCTCGACGACGTGGCCGGTTTCGACGCGCCCTTCTTCGGGATCTCCCCGCGCGAGGCGCTGGCGATGGACCCGCAGCAGCGACTGCTCCTGGAGACCTCCTGGGAGGTCTTCGAACGTGCCAACATCGACCCCACCTCCCTGCGCGGACGCAGGATCGGCCTCTACACCGGCGTCATGCACCACGACTACGCCCCGCGCGTACGACAGGTCCCCGAGGACCTGGAGGCGTACCTCGGACGCGGCAGCACCGGTAGCTTCGCCTCGGGCCGCGTGTCGTACACGCTCGGCATCGAAGGCCCCTCGGTGACGGTCGACACCGCCTGCTCCTCGTCGCTGGTCGCCATCCACCTGGCCGTCCAGTCCCTGCGCGCCGGTGAGTCCGAGATGGCGCTGGCGGGCGGCGCGGCCGTGATGGCCGACAGCAAGATGTTCGTCGAGTTCTCCCGCCAGCGCGGGCTCTCCCCGGACGGCCGGTGCCGCGCCTTCGCCGCCGGCGCCAACGGCACCGGCTTCTCCGAGGGGGTGGGCGTCCTGCTGCTGGAGCGTCTGTCGGACGCCCGCCGCAACGGCCACGACATCCTGGCCGTCGTCCGCGGCACCGCCGTGAACCAGGACGGTGCGTCCAACGGCCTCACCTCGCCCAACGGCCCCGCCCAGCGGGAGGTGATCCGGCAGGCGCTGGAGAACGCCCGGCTGTCCGCGGCGGATGTCGACGTGGTGGAGGCGCACGGCACCGGTACGTCCCTCGGTGACCCGATCGAGGCGCAGGCCCTCCTCGCCACCTACGGCCAGGAGCGGCCCGGCGACGGCCGCCCGCTGTGGCTGGGTTCGCTGAAGTCCAACATCGGTCACGCCCAGTCGGCTGCGGGTGTGGCGGGTGTGATCAAGATGGTGCAGGCGATGCGGCATGGTGTGCTGCCGAAGACGTTGCATGTGGACGCTCCGACGCCTGAGGTGGACTGGTCGGCGGGTGCGGTCGAGTTGCTGACCGAGGCGCGGGAGTGGCCCGAGCGGGGCGAGCCGCGGCGTGCCGGTGTGTCGTCCTTCGGCCTCAGCGGCACCAACGCCCATGTCGTCATCGAGTCCGCACAGGCTGCGGCGCCCGCGTCCGAGGAGTCCGGCCCGGCGGACCCCGAAGCCACCGCACCCGGGGCGCCCGCCGAGTCCATGCCGCCGGACGCCGAACAGGCCGAACAGGTCGTGCCCCAGGGCGTGGTGCCACTGGCCCTGTCGGGCAAGACCCCCGACGCCCTGCGCGAGCAGGCCAGGCGGCTCGCCGCTTTCCTGGAGGACCGGCCCGAGGCCGCACTCCACGACGTCGCCCTCTCCCTGACCTCACGCGCGGCGTTCGACCACCGCGGTGTGGTGGTCGCCGGCACTCGGCAGGAAGCACTGAGCCGCCTCACCGCCCTGGCAGAGAACACCTCGGTACCGACTGCCGTTCATGGTGGTGGGGGTGTGGTGTTTGTGTTTCCGGGTCAGGGGGCGCAGTGGGTGGGGATGGCGTTGGGGTTGTTGTCGGAGTCGGTGGTGTTTGCGGAGTGGATGGCGCGGTGTGGGGAGGCGTTGGCGCCGTTTGTGGGGTGGTCGTTGGTTGATGTGTTGGGTGATGAGGAGGCGTTGGGGCGGGTTGAGGTGGTGCAGCCTGTGTTGTGGGCTGTGATGGTGTCGTTGGCGGGGTTGTGGCGGTCGGTGGGTGTGGAGCCGGCTGGTGTGGTGGGTCATTCGCAGGGGGAGATCGCGGCGGCGTGTGTGGTGGGTGCGTTGTCGTTGGAGGACGGTGCGCGGGTGGTGGCGGGGCGTAGTGCGGTGATTGCGTCGTCGCTTGCTGGTGGGGGTGGGATGTTGTCGGTTGCTCTGCCGGTGGGTGTGGTGGAGGGGCGTTTGGGTGGGGGGTTGTCGGTTGCTGCGGTGAATGGTCCGTCGTCGGTGGTGGTGGCGGGTGGGGTGGATGCGTTGGGGGTGTTGGAGGAGGAGTTGGGTGCTGAGGGGGTGCGGGTGCGTCGGGTTGCGGTGGATTACGCGTCTCATTCGGTGGAGGTGGAGCGGGTTGAGGGTGAGTTGGCGGGGGTGTTGGAGGGTGTGTCGGCGGTGTCGTCGGGGGTGCCGTTCTATTCGACGGTGATGGGTGGGGTGGTGGATACGGCGTTGTTGGACGGGGGGTATTGGTATCGGAATCTGCGGGAGCCGGTGCGTTTGGAGGAGGTGACGCGGCGGCTGTTGGGTGAGGGGCGGCGGGTGTTTGTGGAGATGAGTCCGCATCCGGTGCTGGGTTTTGTGGTGGCGGAGACGATGGGTGCGGTGGGTGTGGACGGCCTGGTGGTGGGGTCGTTGCGTCGTGGTGAGGGGGGTCTGGAGCGGTTCTTGCGGTCGGTGGGTGAGGTGTTTGCGGGGGGTGTTGATGTTGATTGGGAGGCTGCGTTCGATGCGTGGGGGGCCCGGCGGGTGGAGTTGCCGACGTATCCCTTCCAACACCAGCGCTACTGGCTCGATGCGAACGACAGGCCCGCCGTCGAGGCCGACCCCGTCGACACCGCCTTCTGGGCCGCGATCGAGGCCGGCGACACCGACGCCCTCGCCGACGACCTCCAGCTCAAGGCCTCCGTACTCGACGAAGTCCTGCCCGCACTCTCCTCCTGGCGACGCCGCCGACGGGAACGGTCCGTCGTCGACGGATGGCGTTACCGCCTCGGCTGGGACCGGATCGACACCACCGGCACCCTCTCGGGCACCTGGCTCATAGCCGCCGGCACCGACAGCGGTCCGCTCGCCGAAGCCGTCGCCACCGGTCTCACCGAGCGCGGCGCGCAGATCGTGCGCATCGAGGTCGACACCGAGAACACGGACCGGGAGGCGCTGGCCGCTGCCCTGCCCGACCAGCCCTTCTCGGGGATCGTGTCGCTCCTGGCACTCGACGCCCGGCCGCACCCCGTCCACACCACCTGGTCGCGCGGCACGATCGGCACCGTGACCCTCGTCCAGGCACTCGGTGACGCCGGCATCGAGGCACCCTTGTGGGCGGTCACGTCCGGCGGCGTCGCCGTCGCAGACCCCGCCGAGCTGACCGACGTCTCCCAGCACGTCATGTGGGGCATCGGCACCGTCCTGGCACTGGACCACCCCCGGACCTGGGGCGGCCTCGTCGACCTGCCCTCCGGCACCGACGAACCCGACCCGCACACCCTTGACCTGCTGTGCGCCGCCCTCTCCGGAGCCGACGAGGAGGACCAACTCGCCGTACGCCCCGACGGCCTGCACGCCCGCCGCATGCGCCGCGCCCCGCTGGAGGACACCCCGGCCCCCAAGCCCTGGACTCCGCGCGGCACCGTCCTGATCACCGGTGGCACCGGCGGCACAGGAGCCCACGTCGCCCGCCGACTCGCCGAGCTCGGCGCCGAACATCTGGTACTGACCAGCCGCCGCGGCCCCGACGCCCCCGGCGCCGGTGAACTCCGCACCGAACTCGAGGCCCACGGCACCCGGGTCACCATCACCGCCTGCGACATCGGCGACCGTGACACGGTCGCCGCCCTCCTCGACGCCGTCCCCGCCGAACTGCCACTGACCGCCGTCCTGCACCTCGCCGGCGCGCCCCAGACCGAATCACCCCTGTCCGGGCTCACGGTCGAGCAGTTCGCCGAGATGGGCCGCGCCAAGATCGCCGGTGCCCGTCATCTGGACGACCTGCTCGGCGACCGCGATCTCGACGCCTTCGTCCTCTTCTCCTCCGGCGCCACCGCCTGGGGCAGCAACGGCCTGACGTCGTACGCCGGAGCCAACGCGTACCTCGACGCGCTGGCCCACCACCGGCGCGCCCGCGGACTGACTGCCACCTCCATCGCCTGGGGCGCGTGGGACGGCGGCGGCATGGTCGACGCGTCGATGGCGGGGGAGTTCGCCAAGCTCGGCCTCTCCCTGATGGAACCCCGCCTCGGTGTGGCCGCACTGGTGCAGGCCGTCGAGCACGACGAGACGCACGTGGTCGTCGCCGGCATCGACTGGACCCGCTTCGCCCCGGCCTTCACCCTCAGCCGACCCCGGCCCCTGCTGCGTGGCTTGCCCGAGGTCACCGAACTCCTCGTCGGCAGTACCGAGGACCGCCCCGACACCGATGCCTCCGCCCTGCGTGCCGAACTCCTGGAGCTCTCACCGGCCGAACAGGAACACCTGCTGGTGAGCCTGGTGCGGACCGAAGCCGGAGCCGTCCTGGGCCACACGGACGCCGAAGGCGTCGAGGCGGACAGGGCGTTCAAGGAGATCGGGTTCGACTCGGTCACCGCGGTCGAACTGCGCAACCGTCTCAACGCCGCCACACAGCTGCGCCTGCCCGCCACCCTCGTCTTCGACTACCCGAACCCCAGGGCGCTGGCCGACCACCTGCGCGCGGAACTCGTCGGCGACGATGTTGCCGAGGCCCTGCCCGCCGTCGCACCGTCACCGTCCCCCGCGGCCGACGACCCGATCGCGATCGTCTCCATGGGCTGCCGCCTCCCCGGCGGCGTGACCTCGCCCGAGGACCTGTGGACCCTGCTCGCCGAGGGCCGCGACGCGCTCGTCGACTTCCCGGCCGACCGCGGATGGGACCTGGACGGTCTGCTCTCCGACGACCCGGACGCCCCCGGCACGACCTACGTCCGCAAGGGCGGTTTCCTGCACGGCGTCGCCGACTTCGACGCCGGCTTTTTCGGCATCAACCCCCGTGAGGCGTTGGCGATGGATCCGCAGCAGCGGCTGCTGCTGGAGACCTCGTGGGAGGTCTTGGAGCGGGCGGGCATCGACCCGATGTCACTGAGGGGCAAGGACGTCGGTGTCTTCACCGGCATGGGAGCCCAGGACTACACCCCGCGCCTCGGCGGCGGTGCCGATGGCACCGAGGGCTATGCCCTGACCGGCAGCGCGGGCAGCGTCGCCTCCGGCCGCGTGTCGTACGTCCTGGGCCTGGAGGGTCCCGCGCTCACCATCGACACGGCATGCTCGTCCTCGTTGGTGGCGATGCACTCCGCGATGCAGGCCCTGCGCAATGGTGAGTGCTCGCTCGCCCTGGCCGGCGGAGTGGCCGTGATGTCCAGCCCCGGCGTCTTCGTCGAGTTCTCACGGCAGCGGGGCCTGGCGCCGGACGGGCGCTGCAAGGCGTTCGCCGAGGGCGCGGACGGCACGGGCTGGGCCGAGGGCGTCGGAGTCGTCCTGCTGGAGCGTCTGTCGGACGCGCGGCGTAACGGTCATGAGGTGCTGGCTCTGGTGCGGGGCAGTGCGGTGAACCAGGACGGTGCGTCGAACGGCCTGACCGCTCCGAACGGACCCTCCCAGCAGCGTGTGATCCGGCAGGCGTTGGCGAACGCAGGGTTGTCGGCGGCTGATATCGACGTCGTGGAGGCGCACGGTACGGGTACGTCGTTGGGTGATCCGATCGAGGCGCAGGCGCTGATCGCGACGTACGGTCAGGAGCGGCCCGGCGACGACCGTCCGCTGCTGCTCGGGGCCCTGAAGTCGAACCTCGGTCACACGGGAGCCACCGCGGGTGTGGCGGGTGTGATCAAGATGGTGCAGGCGATGCGGCATGGTGTGCTGCCGAAGACGTTGCATGTGGATGCTCCGTCGTCGGAGGTGGACTGGTCGGCGGGTGCGGTGGAGTTGCTGACGGAGTCGCGGGAGTGGCCGGCAGTAGCGGACCGTCCTAGGCGCGCTGGTGTGTCGGCGTTCGGTATCAGTGGGACGAATGCGCATGTGATTTTGGAGGCTGTTGAGCCTGCGGGTCCGGTGGAGCGTGCGGTGGTGCCGGGTGGTGTGGTGCGTGATGGTGTGGTGCCGTTGGTGGTGTCGGGCAGGTCGCCGGAGGCGGTGCGTGCTCAGGCGGTGCGGCTGGCTGAGTTCCTTGACCGGGAGCGTGAACTGAGCCTCACGGACGCCGCGTATTCGCTGGCGACGACGCGTGCTCGTTTCGATCATCGTGCGGTGGTGGTGGCGGGTTCGGTGGAGGAGGCGCGGGAGGGGCTCGCGTCGGTACGGCCGGAAACAGTGGTTGCGGGTCGTCTGGGTGTGTTGTTCACGGGCCAGGGTGCGCAGCGGGCCGGGATGGGACGTGAACTGTATGAAGTGTTCCCGGTGTTCGCGGATGCCTTTGACGAGGTGTGCGCGGCAGTGGACAAGAGTCTGGGCCGTTCGCTGAAGGATCTGGTCTTTGGTGATGAGGCGGCGCTGTTGGACGAGACGGGGTATGCGCAGCCGGCGCTGTTCGCGGTTGAGGTGGCGTTGTTCCGGCTGGTGGAGTCGTGGGGTGTGCGTCCCCATTATGTGGCGGGTCATTCGATTGGTGAGGTGACGGCTGCGTATGTGGCGGGTGTGTGGTCGTTGGAGGATGCGGCGGCTTTGGTGGTGGCGCGGGGCAGGTTGATGCAGGCGTTGCCGTCGGGTGGGGTGATGTTCGCGGTCGAGGCGGCGGAGGGCGAGGTCACGCCCCTGCTTGGTGACGGTGTGAGTGTCGCTGCGATCAATGGTGCGACGTCGTTGGTGCTGTCGGGTGCGGAGGATGCGGTTGCGGCGGTGGTGGCGCGTTTCGAGGGCCGTCGAATCAAGCGGTTGCGGGTCTCGCATGCTTTTCATTCGTCGTTGATGGATCCGATGCTGGAGGAGTTCCGTCGGGTTGTGGCGGGGCTGACGTATCACGAGCCTGCGGTGCCGGTGGTGTCGAATCTGACGGGTGAGGTGGCGGACGCGGGTCGGTTGTGTTCGCCGGAGTACTGGGTGGAGCATGTGCGTGGCACGGTCCGTTTCCACGACGGTGTCCAGACGTTACGGGAGCAGAAGGTCTCCACGTTTGTGGAGTTGGGTCCTGATGGTGTGCTGTCGGGGATGGTGGCGCAGGACTGTGTCCCGTCGCTGCGGCGGGGCATGCCGGAGGACCGTGCGCTGCTGGTCGCCCTGGGTCAGTTGCACTCGCGTGGTGTCGATGTCGACTGGGAGAAGGTGTTCGCCGGTACCGGTGCCCGCCGTGTGGACCTGCCCACGTACGCCTTCCAACGCCAGCGCTACTGGCTGTCCGCCACCCCACCGGCGACTGACGTGTCGATGGGTCACCCGCTGCTCAGCGCGGTGATGGCAGTGCCGGAGACCGGAGGTGTGCTGTGTACTGGACGGTTGTCGCGCAAGGCTCAGCCATGGCTGGTCGAGGACTCCGTGCCGGGCACAGGCACCGGCATGGTGCCGGGGGCCGCCCTGGTCGAACTGGCGATCCGCGCGGGCGATGAGGTCGGCGTCGGTACGGTGCGTGGGCTGACGATCGAGACACCGATCGTGCTGCCGGCCACGGGAGCCCTTCGTGTGCAGGTCTCCGTCGGGGGCGCCGACGACGAGGGGCACCGCACGGTGGGCGTGTACACCCGCGCCGAACAGGGCGACGAGCCCTGGACTCGCCACGCCACCGGCACGCTGACGCCCTCTGGCACGGTTCCGGTACCAAGTGGTGGCGCGGCCGCGCAGGAGGAGTACATCGAGCTCGCCCTGGGCGAGGAACTCGCCGCAGACGCTGGACGCTTCGGTCTGCACCCGGTGCTTCTGGAGGCCGCGGCCCATGCGACCGGGCACTCCGGCCTGTCCGCGGAGTGGCGTGGGGTGACCCTGCACGCCACCGGTGCCGCGGCCGTCCGGATCCGGGTGACACCGGCCGAGAGCGGTTCCGACGCGTCGCGCCTGGAAATCTTCGATGCCGGTGGCGAAGGTGCCTTGGTTGCGTCGGTGGAGTCGCTCGTGGTGCGGGGGGTCACTGAGGAGCAGTTGCGGGTGTCGGGTGGCGGTGGTGGTGATGCGCTGTTCCGGGTGGAGTGGTCTCGTCTGCCGGTGCGTGATGACGCGGACGACGTCGCGGACGACGTCGCGGACGACGTCGCGGACGACGTCGCGGACGACGTGGCGGACGATGTCGAGGTGGAGTTGCTGGAGGTGGAGTCGGCTTCGCTGAGTGCTGAGGACGTTCGTCGGGTCTCTGCCGGTGTTCTGTCTGCTGTGCAGTCGTTTCTTGTGTCGTCGGGTTCGGGGCGTTTGGTGGTGGTGACGCGGGGCGCGGTGGATGTTGTTGTTGTTGGGGGCGGGTCTGGTGTGGTGGATCCGGTGGCGGCTGCGGTGTGGGGTCTGGTGCGTTCGGCGCAGGCGGAGAATCCCGGCCGGATGGTTCTGCTGGATGTGGGGGTGGGTGAACCGGTGCCTGCCGGCAAGGTGTTGGCGGGTGTGGTGGCTTTGGGTGAGCCGCAGGTTGCGGTGCGTTCGGGCGGGGTGTTCGTGCCGCGGTTGTCACGCGTCGTGTCCCCGTCGTCGGCTGAGCCGGTGTTCCGTTCGGGTGGCACGGTGTTGGTGACGGGTGGGACGGGCACGCTGGGTGCTGTGGTGGCGCGGCATTTGGTTGCTGTGCATGGTGTGCGCAGTTTGGTGCTGACCAGTCGGCGGGGTCTGGAGGTGCCCGGGGCGCAGATGTTGAAGGCGGAGCTGGAGCAGGCCGGTGCCGTGGTGCGGGTGGCGGCGTGTGATGTGGCTGATCGTGATGCGCTGGCCGGGCTGTTGAATGACATGCTTGCCGATGCTCCGTTGTCGGGTGTGGTGCATACCGCTGGTGTGCTGGATGACGGTGTGATCGCGGGGTTGACGGCGGAGCGTTTGGCGGGGGTGTTCCGTCCGAAGGTCGATGCGGTATTGACGCTGCATGAGGCGACCCAGGGCATGGACCTGGATGCGTTCGTCTTGTATTCCTCGGCCGCCGGTGTGCTGGGTGGTCCGGGGCAGGGCAACTATTCGGCTGCGAACGCGTTCCTGGATGCTTTCGCGCAGTGGCGCCGCGGGCAGGGTCTGCCTGCCGTGTCGCTGGCGTGGGGCTTGTGGGGTGCGTCGAGTGCGATGACGGGTTCGCTCGGGGAGTCCGACCAGGCCCGTATGAGCCGTGGTGGTATTCGTCCGTTGTCCGTCGATGAGGGCATGGCGCTCTTCGACGCCGGTCTCGGTGCCGACGAACCAGCGCTGATGCCGGTCAAGTTCGACTTCGCCGTCCTCACCGAGCAGGCGGCAACCGACCGGATGCCCTTCATGCTGCGGGGCCTGGTCCGCCGGCCACGCCGGACCGTCCGCACCAATGCCGCCGGTGGCACCGGCAGCGTGGCGGGGGAGTCCCTGGCCGACCGGCTTGCGAAGATGCCGCAACCTGAGCGGCAGCGTGCCCTGCTCGACCTGGTGAGTGCCGACGCCGCGACCGTACTGGGCGGCCGTCGCGGGCGGGATGCCATCGCGCCGGACCGTGCCTTCAAGGACCTCGGCTTCGACTCGCTCACAGGCGTGGAACTGCGCAACCGGCTCACGGCGGCCACGGGGCTCCAATTGCCCGCCTCGGCCGTGTTCGACTACCCGACGCCGGCCGCTCTCGCCGACGTCCTGCTGGAGCAACTGGGCGTCTCGCCGATGTCCGTGCTCGCCGAACTGGACCGACTGGAAGCGGCGTTGAGCAGTACGTCCCTGGACGACGATGTCCTGGCCCAGACGGCCAAGCGCCTGCAAACCCTGGCGACCCGGTGTGCGGCGTCCGGTGCCCTCGTGGAGGACGAGGCGAGTTTCGACCTCGATTCCGCCTCCGACGACGAACTCTTCAGCTTCGCAGAGAACGAGCTCGGCTCTTCCTGA